A window of Opitutus sp. ER46 contains these coding sequences:
- a CDS encoding sulfite reductase subunit alpha, translated as MTGSNAAEPYTKDFPFPARVTENRLLSRPGSAKETRHFVIDLSGSGLHYNTGDSLGVFPRNRPQEVAEILRLLGATGGEPVSPAALKLAAPMPLREALEGRLALAKPTRKIVEVLAARATEPVEKAKLEGMLAPEAKDLLAGYLEQREFVDLLAEFPSARLAPQEFVDHLRRLMPRLYSIASSPRVHPTEIHLTIAVVRYESNHRERVGVCSTFLAERVPVGAPVVPVFVSHSHFGPPEDPTRDCIMIGPGTGIAPFRAFLQDRAALGATGRNWLFFGDQKRATDFLYEEEWAEFQARGQLTRFDTAFSRDQPVKVYVQDRMRAQAAELWRWIDAGACVYVCGDAKRMARDVDTTLHDIVAEQGGRTVEEATEYVRQMKKDKRYQRDVY; from the coding sequence ATGACCGGATCCAATGCGGCGGAGCCCTACACGAAAGATTTCCCGTTTCCCGCCCGGGTGACCGAGAATCGCCTGCTGAGCCGGCCGGGATCGGCAAAGGAGACGCGTCACTTCGTGATCGATCTAAGTGGCAGTGGGTTGCACTACAACACGGGCGATTCGCTGGGCGTCTTTCCCCGCAATCGCCCGCAGGAAGTCGCCGAGATACTGCGGTTGCTGGGTGCGACGGGGGGCGAGCCGGTCTCGCCGGCGGCGCTGAAGCTCGCCGCTCCGATGCCGCTGCGGGAGGCGCTGGAGGGCCGGTTGGCGCTGGCGAAACCCACGCGCAAGATCGTGGAGGTGCTGGCGGCGCGGGCCACCGAGCCGGTGGAGAAGGCCAAACTGGAGGGAATGCTGGCGCCCGAGGCGAAGGACCTGCTGGCAGGGTATCTGGAGCAGCGTGAGTTTGTGGACCTCCTGGCGGAGTTTCCAAGTGCGCGCCTCGCCCCGCAGGAGTTCGTCGACCACCTCCGGCGGCTGATGCCGCGGCTCTACTCGATCGCGTCATCGCCGCGCGTACACCCGACGGAAATCCACCTGACCATCGCGGTGGTGCGGTACGAGTCGAACCACCGCGAGCGGGTGGGGGTGTGTTCGACGTTCCTTGCCGAGCGGGTGCCGGTGGGAGCGCCGGTGGTGCCTGTATTTGTTTCGCACTCACACTTCGGTCCGCCGGAGGACCCGACGCGCGACTGCATCATGATTGGACCGGGCACGGGCATCGCGCCGTTTCGGGCCTTCCTGCAGGACCGCGCCGCGTTGGGGGCCACCGGGCGCAACTGGCTGTTCTTTGGCGACCAGAAACGCGCCACCGATTTCCTGTACGAGGAAGAATGGGCGGAGTTTCAGGCGCGCGGGCAATTGACACGTTTTGACACGGCCTTTTCGCGGGACCAGCCGGTGAAGGTGTATGTGCAGGATCGGATGCGCGCGCAGGCGGCCGAGTTGTGGCGCTGGATCGACGCCGGGGCCTGTGTGTACGTTTGCGGTGACGCCAAGCGCATGGCGCGCGATGTCGACACCACGTTGCACGACATCGTGGCGGAGCAGGGCGGCAGGACTGTGGAGGAGGCGACGGAGTACGTCCGCCAGATGAAGAAGGATAAGCGCTACCAGCGCGACGTGTACTAG
- the fabG gene encoding 3-oxoacyl-[acyl-carrier-protein] reductase: MLTFKNRTALVTGAGRGIGKAIAETLARQGVTVICVSKSADSCGATAAAINAAGGKAKAMAVDVADGAAVEKACAELLKEFPVIDILVNNAGITRDGLLFRMSDADWNDVISTNLSSCFYWTKHLARPMTRARWGRIVNMASVSGIMGNAGQANYSAAKAGVIGLSKALAREFASRNITVNVVAPGFIKTDMTTEFVNNPEISAKILETVPLKRFGEVSEIASMTAYLCSEEASYITGQVFTVDGGMAM, from the coding sequence ATGCTCACCTTCAAGAATCGCACTGCCCTCGTGACCGGCGCCGGCCGGGGTATTGGCAAGGCTATCGCTGAGACGCTCGCCCGTCAGGGTGTGACGGTTATCTGCGTCTCGAAGTCGGCGGACTCCTGCGGTGCGACGGCGGCGGCGATCAATGCGGCCGGCGGCAAGGCCAAGGCGATGGCGGTGGACGTGGCCGATGGCGCGGCGGTCGAGAAGGCGTGCGCGGAACTCCTGAAGGAGTTCCCGGTGATCGACATCCTGGTGAACAACGCTGGCATCACGCGGGACGGTCTGCTGTTCCGCATGAGCGATGCGGACTGGAACGACGTGATCTCCACCAATCTTTCGAGCTGCTTCTACTGGACGAAGCACCTGGCACGCCCGATGACGCGCGCGCGGTGGGGGCGCATTGTCAACATGGCCTCGGTCAGCGGCATCATGGGCAACGCTGGCCAGGCGAACTACTCCGCGGCGAAGGCGGGGGTGATCGGCCTCAGCAAGGCGCTCGCCCGCGAGTTCGCCAGCCGCAACATCACCGTCAACGTGGTGGCACCCGGGTTCATCAAAACGGACATGACGACCGAGTTCGTGAACAACCCTGAGATCTCCGCCAAGATTCTGGAGACCGTGCCGCTCAAACGCTTCGGCGAAGTGTCCGAAATTGCGTCGATGACTGCGTACCTCTGTTCAGAGGAAGCGAGTTACATAACGGGACAAGTTTTTACCGTTGACGGCGGCATGGCGATGTGA
- the acpP gene encoding acyl carrier protein, with the protein MADQKTIEQRVKEIIVNQLNVNEEQITPQASFLDDLGADSLDTVELIMAFEEEFKDEIKGEIPESDAEKLQTVGQVIDYIKSKAGQS; encoded by the coding sequence ATGGCTGACCAAAAAACCATCGAACAACGCGTCAAAGAGATCATCGTGAATCAGCTCAACGTGAACGAGGAGCAGATCACGCCGCAGGCGTCATTTCTGGATGATCTCGGCGCCGATTCACTCGACACCGTCGAGCTGATCATGGCCTTCGAGGAAGAGTTCAAGGACGAGATCAAGGGTGAGATCCCTGAGTCCGATGCCGAGAAGCTCCAGACGGTTGGCCAGGTGATCGACTACATTAAGTCGAAGGCCGGCCAGTCCTAA
- the fabF gene encoding beta-ketoacyl-ACP synthase II has product MENRSNSRRVVVTGLGAITAIGHDVNSFWASLLAGRGGVGRVTAFDPTDFATQVGAEVRDWDAAQHMDPKEVRRNDRYTHFGFVAAKQAVHDSALEMAKEDGDRVGVIIGSGIGGMHTYETQLRTLWDRGPRKVSPFTIPALIGNMCSGLVAIEYGARGPNFGMVSACATGTHAIGEAAHAIRRGDADVMIAGGSEATITPFAYASFCSMKAMSTRNDDPATACRPFDKGRDGFVMGEGAGVLILESLEHAQARGARIYCELAGYAATCDAFHITQPDPDGKGLSLAMTRALASAGVTPADIDYINAHGTSTPYNDKFETLAIKRVFGEHARKLAVSSTKSMTGHLLGAAGGIESVICAKTIETQMLAPTINLHDQDPECDLDYVANAARPARVRAVLCNNLGFGGQNAASVFKAL; this is encoded by the coding sequence ATGGAAAATCGTTCGAATTCCCGCCGGGTGGTTGTCACTGGCCTCGGGGCGATCACCGCCATCGGGCACGACGTGAACTCGTTCTGGGCGAGCCTGCTCGCCGGCCGCGGTGGCGTCGGCCGGGTGACGGCCTTCGATCCGACCGACTTTGCCACGCAAGTGGGCGCGGAGGTCCGGGACTGGGACGCCGCCCAGCACATGGATCCGAAGGAGGTGCGGCGGAACGACCGCTACACGCATTTCGGTTTCGTCGCGGCCAAGCAGGCGGTGCACGACTCCGCCCTCGAGATGGCGAAAGAGGACGGTGACCGCGTCGGCGTGATCATCGGCTCCGGCATCGGTGGGATGCACACGTACGAGACGCAGTTGCGGACCCTTTGGGACCGCGGCCCCCGCAAGGTGTCGCCGTTCACGATCCCGGCGCTGATCGGCAACATGTGCTCGGGCCTCGTGGCGATCGAGTACGGTGCGCGCGGTCCAAACTTTGGCATGGTGTCCGCCTGTGCCACTGGGACGCACGCGATCGGCGAAGCCGCCCACGCGATCCGCCGCGGCGACGCTGACGTGATGATTGCCGGTGGCAGCGAAGCGACGATCACGCCGTTTGCCTATGCGAGTTTCTGCTCGATGAAGGCGATGAGCACGCGCAACGACGACCCCGCCACAGCGTGCCGCCCGTTCGACAAGGGCCGCGACGGCTTCGTGATGGGCGAGGGCGCCGGCGTCCTGATTCTCGAGTCACTCGAGCACGCGCAGGCCCGCGGTGCGCGCATCTACTGCGAACTGGCCGGGTATGCGGCCACATGTGACGCGTTTCACATCACGCAGCCCGACCCCGACGGCAAAGGACTTTCCCTGGCCATGACCCGAGCGCTGGCGAGCGCCGGCGTCACACCCGCGGATATCGATTACATCAACGCGCACGGCACCTCCACGCCGTACAACGACAAGTTCGAGACGCTCGCGATCAAGCGGGTGTTCGGCGAGCATGCGCGGAAGCTCGCGGTCAGTTCCACCAAGTCGATGACGGGGCACCTGCTCGGCGCGGCCGGCGGCATCGAGTCGGTCATTTGCGCGAAGACGATCGAGACGCAGATGCTCGCGCCGACGATCAATCTGCACGATCAGGATCCCGAGTGTGATTTGGACTACGTGGCCAACGCGGCTCGGCCCGCACGCGTACGTGCGGTCCTCTGCAACAATCTCGGGTTTGGCGGCCAGAACGCCGCGTCCGTCTTCAAGGCGCTCTAG
- the rpmB gene encoding 50S ribosomal protein L28: MARICAVTGRRPVKGSIINRKGQSKKSGGIGTHVTSITKRKFRPNLQKIRVKTANGGTKRVWVSVKAIKAGLVEKA, from the coding sequence ATGGCCAGAATTTGTGCAGTCACCGGTCGCCGTCCCGTCAAGGGCTCGATCATCAATCGCAAGGGTCAGTCGAAGAAGAGCGGCGGCATCGGCACGCACGTGACGAGCATCACGAAGCGGAAGTTCCGGCCGAATCTTCAGAAGATCCGCGTGAAGACCGCAAATGGCGGTACCAAGCGCGTTTGGGTGTCGGTCAAGGCCATCAAGGCCGGGCTCGTCGAGAAGGCCTGA
- a CDS encoding SAM-dependent methyltransferase, translated as MPPSSDAFLAAFAERADANLAMRFDAFVDLALYHPKLGYYAQSRPRVGYGPGTDFFTASTSGPVFGELVTAAVVQLLGSLDVAEHAFVEIGAETPGGVLTDVAHPFRAVRTIPLGGTLEISGPCVVFSNELFDAQPFRRFRFREGQWHELGVGLHAGGLQEIDLGPADPDACGTPLLTALVNGYTIDAPVAAAQLAGIIARQPWTGLFVAFDYGKSWRELTEATPAGTARAYVRHTQSNDLLAQPGQQDLTCHVCWDWLSSTLEHNGFSKPQLESQEAFFIRHAEKYLAAAIAADAAHFTRRKQSLLQLLHGTHLGQKFQVLHALRSARGA; from the coding sequence ATGCCTCCGAGTTCCGATGCCTTCCTGGCCGCGTTTGCCGAACGCGCCGACGCCAACCTCGCGATGCGGTTCGATGCGTTTGTGGACCTCGCCCTCTACCACCCCAAGCTCGGCTACTACGCCCAGTCGCGGCCCCGCGTGGGCTACGGGCCGGGGACTGATTTCTTCACCGCCAGCACCAGCGGCCCCGTGTTTGGCGAACTCGTCACCGCCGCCGTGGTACAACTGCTGGGGAGTCTCGACGTCGCTGAACACGCCTTCGTCGAGATTGGAGCCGAGACGCCCGGCGGCGTTCTTACCGACGTGGCGCACCCGTTCCGCGCGGTGCGCACCATTCCTCTCGGCGGCACGCTCGAGATCTCCGGCCCGTGCGTTGTGTTTTCCAACGAGCTGTTCGATGCGCAACCCTTCCGGCGTTTTCGTTTCCGCGAGGGCCAGTGGCACGAACTGGGAGTCGGTCTGCACGCGGGGGGCCTGCAGGAAATCGATCTCGGCCCGGCCGATCCCGACGCCTGCGGCACGCCGCTGCTGACCGCGTTGGTGAACGGCTACACGATCGACGCACCCGTGGCGGCGGCGCAGCTGGCCGGCATTATCGCGCGGCAGCCTTGGACCGGCCTCTTTGTCGCGTTCGACTACGGCAAGAGCTGGCGGGAGCTGACGGAGGCGACGCCTGCAGGTACCGCCCGGGCGTACGTCCGCCACACGCAAAGCAACGACCTCCTCGCCCAACCCGGCCAGCAGGACCTCACCTGTCATGTCTGCTGGGATTGGCTCAGCAGTACTTTGGAACACAACGGCTTCAGCAAGCCGCAGCTCGAGTCCCAAGAGGCGTTCTTCATCCGCCACGCCGAGAAGTACCTGGCGGCGGCGATCGCCGCCGATGCCGCCCATTTTACCCGCCGGAAGCAGTCCCTGCTTCAGCTCTTGCACGGGACCCACCTCGGGCAGAAGTTCCAGGTCCTCCATGCCCTGCGTTCTGCACGCGGCGCCTGA
- a CDS encoding S41 family peptidase, with protein MFKRILVLGAGMLLGVALALAGLRLATAWGLFPSRDLSRSSTYVREVMRLVQENYVDEKAVAYDSLARNAIHGLVESLDPHSEFLEEKDNLEFEEDLTGEFGGVGLQVETRQNRVVVIAPLAGTPGERAGIQRGDEIVTIDGKSVETNASMDSVVSRLRGQPKTRVTVGLFRPGTRETLSYTLVREVIRIESVRDVKIIGDGVGYIQLTEFSEHTAEQFDQALDRLLREGATSLILDLRNNPGGLLDAAVEVAEPFFKRGELIVSTKGRKRSDHEEYRAELDGDPVDVPVVVLINAGSASAAEVVTGALKDTGRAVVIGERSFGKGSVQSIFKLENGEGLRLTTGRYFTPAGVSIHERGIAPHVEVVMTPEEDNKLARQRSRPDITDPQEFKARFGFEPIADRQLDTALAVLKAHRLLEARPARTLAARRLP; from the coding sequence ATGTTCAAACGGATTCTCGTGCTTGGCGCCGGCATGCTGCTTGGCGTGGCTCTCGCGTTGGCGGGGCTGCGGCTGGCGACGGCGTGGGGCCTGTTTCCGTCGCGCGACTTGTCGCGGTCGAGCACCTACGTGCGGGAGGTAATGCGGCTGGTGCAGGAGAACTATGTGGACGAGAAGGCCGTGGCGTACGACTCGCTGGCGCGCAACGCGATTCACGGCCTCGTTGAGTCGCTCGATCCGCACTCCGAGTTTCTCGAGGAGAAGGACAATCTCGAGTTCGAGGAGGATCTCACGGGCGAGTTTGGCGGCGTCGGGCTGCAGGTGGAAACCCGGCAGAATCGCGTCGTGGTCATCGCGCCCCTGGCGGGCACGCCCGGTGAGCGCGCCGGCATCCAGCGCGGGGATGAAATCGTCACCATCGACGGCAAGTCGGTGGAGACGAATGCCTCGATGGACAGCGTGGTCAGCCGGTTGCGCGGGCAGCCAAAGACCCGGGTAACGGTGGGGCTGTTTCGGCCGGGCACGCGCGAGACGCTGAGCTACACGCTGGTGCGGGAGGTCATTCGCATCGAGAGCGTGCGTGACGTGAAGATCATCGGCGACGGCGTAGGCTACATCCAGCTCACCGAATTTTCGGAGCACACGGCCGAGCAGTTCGACCAGGCGCTCGACCGGCTGCTGCGGGAGGGCGCGACCAGCCTCATCCTCGACTTGCGAAATAATCCGGGAGGGTTGCTCGATGCGGCGGTGGAAGTGGCGGAGCCGTTCTTCAAGCGGGGCGAGCTCATCGTCTCCACCAAGGGCCGCAAGCGGAGCGACCATGAGGAGTATCGGGCCGAACTGGACGGAGACCCCGTCGACGTGCCGGTGGTCGTGCTCATCAACGCGGGCAGTGCCAGCGCGGCCGAGGTCGTGACGGGCGCGCTGAAGGACACCGGGCGCGCCGTCGTCATCGGCGAGCGCTCTTTCGGCAAAGGCTCGGTGCAGTCGATCTTCAAACTCGAGAACGGGGAAGGCCTGCGGCTCACGACAGGCCGCTACTTCACCCCCGCCGGGGTCAGTATTCACGAGCGCGGGATCGCCCCGCACGTGGAGGTCGTCATGACGCCGGAGGAGGACAACAAACTCGCGCGCCAGCGCTCGCGCCCGGACATCACCGATCCACAGGAATTCAAGGCGCGGTTTGGCTTCGAGCCGATTGCCGACCGGCAACTCGACACGGCGCTGGCGGTGCTGAAGGCGCACCGGCTCCTCGAGGCGCGGCCGGCTCGGACCCTTGCCGCCCGACGCTTACCATGA
- the tsaD gene encoding tRNA (adenosine(37)-N6)-threonylcarbamoyltransferase complex transferase subunit TsaD, whose protein sequence is MILALESSCDESALALFDPARGLAGEWVHSQIALHEKHGGVVPDLATREHLRTFAPLLERVKAECGLDGVRQIAVTHGPGLAACLAIGTAAAKALGLALRVPVVGVNHLRGHAWSPFIALHAATPATFATELGQWLPHLGLIVSGGNTLLFTLAEDRRITVLSSTRDDAAGEALDKGAKLLGLGYPGGPRVERLAATGKPDAFDFPRGIGRRDELDFSFSGLKTSLRYRIEKMPAEEVQARISDLCASYQQAVVDALVRKVHAALRQGEGRFRSLGLSGGVANNRTLRAALEREAQRARVRFAAAQPKHTGDNAGMIAFAAWADTTGVERDAGMGLRVEPSAPLA, encoded by the coding sequence ATGATCCTGGCCCTCGAGAGTTCCTGTGATGAAAGCGCGCTCGCGTTGTTCGACCCGGCGCGCGGGTTGGCGGGCGAGTGGGTCCACAGCCAGATCGCGCTGCACGAGAAGCATGGCGGCGTCGTGCCGGACCTGGCCACGCGCGAGCACCTGCGGACCTTTGCGCCGCTGCTGGAGCGCGTGAAGGCGGAGTGCGGGCTCGATGGCGTGCGGCAGATCGCGGTCACCCACGGCCCGGGGCTGGCGGCCTGCCTGGCCATCGGCACTGCGGCGGCGAAGGCCCTCGGGCTGGCGCTGCGGGTGCCCGTGGTCGGAGTCAACCACCTGCGCGGCCACGCGTGGTCGCCCTTTATCGCGCTGCACGCGGCGACGCCGGCGACGTTTGCGACGGAGCTGGGGCAGTGGCTGCCGCACCTCGGGCTCATTGTGTCGGGCGGCAATACGCTCCTCTTCACGCTGGCCGAGGACCGGCGCATCACCGTGCTTTCCTCGACGCGGGATGATGCCGCGGGAGAGGCGCTCGACAAAGGCGCGAAGCTGCTGGGGCTCGGGTATCCTGGGGGGCCGCGGGTCGAGCGGCTGGCGGCGACGGGCAAGCCGGACGCCTTCGACTTTCCGCGGGGCATCGGCCGGCGCGACGAACTCGATTTTAGTTTCTCCGGGCTGAAGACGAGCCTGCGCTATCGCATCGAGAAGATGCCGGCCGAGGAGGTGCAGGCGCGAATATCCGACCTGTGCGCGAGCTACCAGCAGGCGGTGGTCGATGCGCTGGTGCGCAAGGTGCACGCGGCGCTGCGGCAGGGTGAAGGCCGTTTCCGCAGCCTGGGACTCTCCGGCGGCGTGGCCAACAACCGCACCCTGCGGGCGGCGCTCGAGCGCGAGGCGCAGCGCGCGCGCGTGCGCTTTGCCGCTGCGCAACCCAAGCACACGGGCGACAATGCCGGGATGATCGCGTTCGCGGCGTGGGCCGACACGACAGGCGTGGAGCGCGACGCCGGGATGGGGCTGCGCGTGGAGCCGAGCGCGCCGCTCGCGTGA
- the rpoN gene encoding RNA polymerase factor sigma-54: MSGPGFSHELRQRQTQSLVLAPQLRQSLKILQVAALDLRSVIQEELQSNPTLEELPMEGVSLDKQTDDHQDAEGESPAESHDSGADLSAAPTSDHESDHDGKRDELDFSKDKEFEILGKLDEDWRDHMANVGGAQPYTAEDAERRQHFFDSLVSETSLQEHLMQQAQTADMSAPALQAMHHLVGSLDDRGFLTQTPSDVALQSGLPLEAVQEALKILKTFDPAGIGAKDLPDCLLAQLVANGRGTSLAARMIRDHFDLLTRRRIPELARKLSADADEVQSAIEEIGKLDPAPGRRFAEDSNRVVVPDVTVEKDGDEWKISLNSDYIPRLRISGTYREMIAKGTLTKQERDYLRERMRSGKFLIDSIEQRQRTIERITREIVNAQHDFFENGVAHLKPLTMTQIADVVGVHETTVSRAIANKYVRTPHGVFDFKYFFTPGYQAQSGAAVSNTSVKEMINDLISLEDKSAPLSDQELVAKLQDKGITIARRTVAKYREELGILPSNLRRDYK, encoded by the coding sequence ATGAGCGGGCCCGGATTCAGCCACGAACTTCGCCAGCGCCAGACGCAGTCCCTGGTACTCGCCCCCCAGCTGCGGCAATCGCTCAAGATTCTGCAGGTGGCGGCGCTCGACCTGCGTTCGGTCATCCAGGAGGAGCTCCAGAGCAATCCAACCCTCGAGGAGCTGCCCATGGAGGGAGTGAGCCTCGACAAGCAGACCGACGACCACCAGGACGCCGAGGGCGAGAGCCCCGCCGAGTCCCACGACAGCGGGGCCGACCTGAGCGCCGCGCCAACCTCGGACCACGAGAGCGATCACGACGGCAAGCGCGACGAACTCGATTTTTCGAAGGACAAGGAGTTCGAGATCCTCGGCAAACTCGACGAGGACTGGCGCGACCACATGGCCAACGTCGGGGGCGCCCAGCCGTACACCGCCGAGGATGCGGAACGCCGCCAGCACTTCTTCGACTCCCTCGTCAGCGAAACCTCCCTGCAGGAGCACCTGATGCAGCAGGCCCAGACGGCCGACATGTCAGCCCCCGCCCTGCAGGCCATGCATCACCTCGTCGGCTCGCTCGATGACCGCGGGTTTCTCACACAGACGCCCTCCGACGTCGCCCTCCAGTCCGGGCTGCCGCTCGAAGCCGTGCAGGAGGCGCTGAAGATCCTCAAGACCTTTGACCCGGCCGGCATCGGCGCGAAAGACCTTCCCGACTGCCTGCTCGCGCAGCTGGTCGCGAACGGCCGCGGCACGTCGCTGGCGGCGCGGATGATCCGTGATCATTTCGACCTTCTCACCCGGCGCCGCATTCCCGAGCTGGCGCGCAAGCTCAGCGCGGACGCCGACGAGGTGCAGTCCGCCATCGAGGAGATCGGGAAGCTCGACCCCGCGCCGGGGCGCCGGTTTGCCGAGGATTCCAACCGCGTCGTCGTGCCGGACGTCACCGTCGAAAAGGACGGCGACGAATGGAAGATCTCGCTGAACAGCGACTACATCCCGCGGCTCCGGATTTCGGGCACGTACCGGGAGATGATCGCCAAGGGCACGCTGACGAAACAGGAACGCGATTACCTCCGCGAGCGGATGCGCTCGGGCAAGTTCCTCATCGACTCCATCGAGCAGCGGCAGCGCACCATCGAGCGGATCACCCGCGAGATCGTGAACGCGCAGCATGATTTTTTCGAAAACGGCGTCGCCCACCTGAAGCCGCTCACGATGACGCAGATCGCGGATGTCGTCGGCGTGCATGAGACCACGGTGAGCCGCGCGATCGCCAACAAGTACGTCCGCACCCCGCACGGCGTCTTTGATTTCAAATACTTCTTCACGCCAGGCTACCAGGCACAGAGTGGCGCCGCCGTCTCCAACACGAGCGTGAAGGAGATGATCAACGACCTGATCTCGCTCGAGGACAAATCCGCCCCGCTCAGCGACCAGGAACTTGTCGCCAAGCTCCAGGACAAGGGCATCACCATCGCCCGCCGCACCGTCGCGAAATATCGCGAGGAGCTGGGCATCCTGCCCAGCAACCTGCGCCGCGACTACAAGTAG
- a CDS encoding serine/threonine-protein kinase: protein MASIKHIFSELHYEMTRKVAEGGMGVVYEAQQLGAGNFRKVVAVKLIREEYSAVEEFQKNFIGEARLVADLIHTNIVQTYHLGQVGGQYFMVMEFVRGVNLEQFLDRHRHLDRPIPIDLAAFIVSRVARGLTYAHTKCDRDGRHLNIVHRDIGPKNIMIAYEGDVKLTDFGIAKALDLMYNEEGKVIAGKDEYLSPEQASYAVTDSRADLFGLGIVLTELLLGRNIFRSADRVQSRRNILMMPIPRFASLRPEIDARLEAIIQRALQRDRDKRYQTAFELLTDLELYLYSDRYGPTNEKLGVYLKDLYGVRDPVVPSPSRALA, encoded by the coding sequence GTGGCGTCGATCAAACACATCTTCAGCGAGCTACACTACGAGATGACGCGCAAGGTGGCCGAGGGCGGCATGGGCGTCGTCTACGAGGCACAGCAGCTTGGAGCTGGAAATTTCCGCAAGGTCGTAGCGGTCAAATTGATACGGGAAGAGTATTCGGCGGTGGAGGAGTTTCAGAAGAATTTTATCGGCGAGGCTCGGCTGGTCGCCGACCTGATCCACACCAACATCGTTCAGACCTACCATCTGGGGCAGGTCGGCGGACAATATTTCATGGTCATGGAATTTGTGCGGGGCGTGAACCTCGAGCAGTTCCTTGACCGGCATCGCCACCTCGATCGCCCCATCCCGATCGACCTGGCGGCCTTCATCGTCTCCCGGGTCGCCCGCGGCCTCACCTACGCCCACACCAAGTGCGACCGCGACGGGCGCCACCTCAACATCGTGCATCGCGACATCGGGCCGAAGAACATCATGATCGCCTATGAGGGCGACGTGAAGCTGACCGACTTCGGCATCGCGAAGGCCCTCGACCTCATGTACAACGAGGAGGGCAAGGTGATCGCGGGCAAGGACGAGTACCTCTCCCCCGAACAGGCCAGCTACGCCGTCACTGACTCCCGCGCCGACCTGTTCGGCCTCGGCATCGTGCTCACCGAGTTGCTGCTGGGCCGGAACATCTTCCGGTCTGCCGACCGCGTGCAGTCGCGGCGCAACATCCTGATGATGCCGATCCCCCGGTTCGCGTCGCTCCGCCCCGAGATCGACGCCCGGCTCGAGGCCATCATCCAGCGCGCGCTGCAGCGCGACCGCGACAAGCGCTACCAGACCGCCTTCGAACTCCTCACCGACCTCGAACTCTACCTCTACAGCGACCGCTACGGCCCCACCAACGAGAAGCTCGGCGTCTATCTCAAGGATCTCTACGGGGTACGCGACCCCGTGGTGCCTTCGCCATCGCGGGCCCTCGCCTAG
- a CDS encoding iron-sulfur cluster assembly accessory protein, which produces MINLTSRAAQQVRAMQAGQGGKRLRVLVENGGCSGFQYGMTFDDAKPGDAEFESEGVLIVVDGASLERLDGATIDFDDGLHGKGFEVRNPRAQSTCGCGKSFN; this is translated from the coding sequence ATGATCAACCTCACCTCCAGAGCGGCGCAGCAGGTCCGTGCCATGCAGGCGGGGCAGGGCGGCAAACGCCTGCGCGTGCTGGTGGAGAACGGGGGCTGCTCCGGTTTTCAGTACGGCATGACGTTTGATGACGCGAAACCCGGCGATGCCGAATTTGAGAGCGAGGGCGTGCTCATTGTGGTTGATGGCGCCAGCTTGGAACGGCTCGACGGCGCGACCATCGACTTCGACGATGGCCTGCACGGCAAGGGGTTCGAGGTGCGGAATCCGCGCGCCCAGAGCACCTGCGGCTGCGGCAAGTCGTTCAACTGA
- the ubiE gene encoding bifunctional demethylmenaquinone methyltransferase/2-methoxy-6-polyprenyl-1,4-benzoquinol methylase UbiE yields MPDPVAVNSMFGRIAQRYDVANRLLSGGIDIWWRRRLVAAVRRTHPGDVLDLATGSGDVAFALSRGLGNSTRILGMDFCQPMLDQAEIKKVAAGPERYANVTFRPGDGLALPLPDACTDAVTIAFGLRNLADRNKGLHEMRRVLRPGGHLFVLEFSQPYPWFRPFYAFYLRRILPTIAGIVTGDRAAYVYLNDTITQFPDRPALAAEITAAGFPTVTARAMTFGIVALHIARR; encoded by the coding sequence ATGCCAGATCCCGTTGCCGTCAACTCCATGTTTGGGCGCATTGCGCAGCGCTACGACGTCGCCAACCGGCTGCTCAGCGGAGGGATCGATATCTGGTGGCGCCGCCGGCTCGTCGCGGCCGTGCGTCGGACACATCCGGGTGACGTGTTGGACCTTGCGACAGGGAGTGGCGACGTGGCATTCGCCCTCAGCCGGGGATTGGGCAATTCCACTCGTATTCTGGGCATGGATTTCTGCCAGCCGATGCTCGATCAGGCCGAGATCAAGAAGGTCGCGGCCGGCCCGGAGCGTTACGCGAACGTGACATTCCGTCCGGGCGACGGGCTCGCCCTACCGCTGCCCGACGCGTGCACCGACGCGGTGACGATCGCGTTCGGACTGCGCAACTTGGCGGACCGCAACAAGGGCCTCCACGAAATGCGCCGCGTGCTGCGTCCCGGCGGTCATCTTTTCGTGCTCGAATTTTCTCAGCCGTACCCCTGGTTCCGGCCGTTTTATGCGTTCTACCTGCGCCGGATCCTGCCGACGATCGCGGGGATCGTCACCGGTGATCGGGCCGCGTATGTCTACCTCAACGACACGATCACGCAGTTTCCCGACCGCCCCGCCTTGGCCGCGGAGATCACGGCCGCCGGGTTCCCCACGGTGACCGCCCGCGCAATGACCTTCGGCATTGTCGCGCTGCACATCGCGCGCCGCTGA